DNA from Agathobaculum sp. NTUH-O15-33:
TCTGCTGCGCCGTTCCAACAAATATATCGATGAGACTATGCCTTGGGCCCTTGCCAAGGATGAGGCAAAGAAGGCCCGTTTGGGCACGGTGCTTTACAACCTGCTGGAATCCATCCGCTTCGCGGCGGTTGAGCTTGCGCCCTACCTGCCCGAAACGGCGGATAAGATCTTCGCGCAGTTAAATGTGGAGAATAAGGGCGTGGAGAGCCTTAACTCGTTTAACGGCATGCCGGTAGGCGGCAGCGTGGGCGAAGCGTCCATTTTGTTTGAGCGCATCGATATCCCGAAAAAGCTGACGGAGATCGAGGAAGAAAACGCCGCGAAGAACCCGCCCGCGGTCACCTTCCTGCCCGATATCGCGTTTGACGATTTCTGCAAGGTCGATATGACGGTGTGCAAGGTGCTTGCGTGCGAAAATGTGAAAAAGAGCGAAAAGCTGTTGAAGTTCCAGCTGGACGACGGCTCCGGCAAGCCGCGGCAGATCCTTTCCGGCATTGCGAAGTACTATAAGGCCGAGGAACTCGTTGGCAAGACCGTGGTAGCCGTTACCAACCTGCCGCCCCGTAAGATGATGGGGCAGGAGAGCTGCGGCATGCTGCTTTCCGCTGAAAAGGATGAAAAGCTGAACCTGCTGATGCTGGATGACGGCATCCCGGCGGGCGCCAAGCTTTGCTAAACCCAAAGGCCGCCGTTCGGCGGCCTTTTTCGCTAGATTAAGGAGGACGGATATGTATCAGTACGAATATGTGTCGCTGCATACGGGCGGCGGCTTTTGGGTCGATAATTCCGCCGGCGAGCATCGGGATCTGATCGCGCGATACGCGGCGCAGGGCTGGCGATACGCCGGCTTTGTGCCCACGCGCTTTTCCAGCTACGGCGGTATCAAAGAGCTTGATCTGGTGTTTGAGAAAGAGGTTCCGTAATGCTGTTTGACACCCATGCCCATTACGACGACGAGCGCTTTGACAGCGACCGCGACGAACTGCTCCGGTCTATGCCGGCGCAAAATGTCGGCCTGATCCTCAATCCGGCGGTCGATTTGGCGTCCAGCCGCAAGGCGATTGGCTATGCACAAAAATACTCCCATATGTACGCTGCGGTTGGTATTCACCCAGAAGATATCAACGAAAACTGGGAAAATGACCTATCGGTCATTTTTGAATTGGCGCAAAACGAACCCAAGGTGCGCGCCGTCGGCGAAATCGGTCTGGATTATTATTGGGAAAAAGAGGAACGCGCCCGCGCCCGCCAGCAGGTCGTGTTCCGCCGCCAGATGGAGTTGGCGGAACGGCTGTCTCTTCCCGTGATCGTGCACGACCGGGACGCCCACGGCGACTGCATGGAGATCACGCGCGCATTTCCGGGTGTGCGCGGCGTGTACCACTGCTATGCGGGCAGCGTGGAGATGGCGCGCGAGCTGCTCCGGCTGGGCTATTACCTTTCCTTCACCGGGGTGATCACCTTTAAGAACGCGCGCAAGGCGATCGAAGTGATCCGCGAAACGCCGATCGACCGCCTGATGATCGAGACCGACGCGCCCTATATGGCGCCCGAGCCGTACCGCGGCCGCCGCAATTCCTCCTTGTATGTGCACCGCATGGCGGAGACCATTGCTGAGGTCAAGGAAATGGACGTACACGAGGTCGAGCGCATCACGACGGAAAACGGCAAGCGTCTGTTTGCGATCGATTGAAAAAATAGAAAAAAACTGCTTGACATTTCCCCATGTTTTCCGTATAATATATTTTGTCGTCAGGACAAGTTCTGCGGCAAAACTTGGGGGCGTAGCTCAGCTGGGAGAGCGCCACACTGGCAGTGTGGAGGTCATGAGTTCGATCCTCACCGTCTCCACCAAGGGTACTAGAAAAAGGCTTGTTTTCGTTAAGAAAACAAGCCTTTTTACTGTTTTATGCGCGCTGCGGCGTTCCGAAAGGAACGCCCTTTTTTATTTCCGCTTTTTTCTGAATGCCTAACCGAATGGTATGACTCACCGCGAGACTGTCTTTAAAACCCCTATTCCGTTGGCTTTTTCGGCCAGTTGATCAAAAACTGAAAGCGGAACATCTCGTCCGCCAGCTGATAGCTGTACACCGCGTTGTATTTCTTCATAAAGGCGGCGATACTCCGGGTGCCCAAACCGTGGCCCGGCTCCTTGGTGACGGGAAAGCCCTCGCCGTCAAAGGCTACTTCGCCGGTATAGGTGTTGGCGATCTCGATACAGAAGTGGGGCGAGGACACCGCCGTCAGCTCAATGCGGCGCTTCACGTCCTTTGGCAGCTTGCCGCAGGCGTGAATGGCGTTTTCCATGGCGTTGGCGAACACCGTGGACAGCTCCAATTCGTCGGCGGGGAGTTCCACGCCCAAATCCATGTGGGCTGTGACCGTGATGTTCCGCTCCTGCGCTTTCTCCGCATAGTAGGCAATCAGCGCGTCCAGCACCGCGTTGTCACAGTAGTGCACCAGACTGGTGTCGTTTAATTTAGCGTCGGATTCGCCCAGATACTTCAAAGCGCCCGCCACATCCCCCCGTTCCAGCATGGAAGCGGTCACCTGCATGGTGAAGCGCATATCGTGCCGGTATACCCGGATCTTTTCGTCGTTGCGGCTCACGGCGTCCGCCTGCCGCTGAAGCGCCTCCACCTGACTTTTCAGAGCGTCGTTCTCACTGGTGGCTTTCAGCAGATTGTAAGTATTGTGGAACACCTGATAAATAACGAAATACACCACACAGAGGATGACGTAGAGAAACACCACCCCCATGAGATTGTCCTCCCGCTTGTGGGGATACAGTCCCAAAAACATCACCAAGGCGAAGAACAACAGCGGCAACACGGCCATGACGCGCCAGTCCCGCCGCATATTGGCGGCGATAAAGCGATAGGCTTCCCGCAGCCAGCGCACGAACACAAAGACGATCAGCCCGAAGAACGCCAAGCGGAACAGTACGCCCGCCCAGATCGGCTCCTCGTCCGCACCCAAAAGGAAATGGGAGAGAATGGCGGTCAGATAAAAGGCGTTGACAGCCGTAAAGAAATTGAACAGCACTTGGGAAGGGCGGTCCGTGGTGGCAAAGAGCAAAAACAGCAGACTGGGTACGAGCAGGACGATAAAGTAGACCCGCCACATCTGTTCCAAGCCCACGGTCAGAATCAGGGTGAAGCACACCGCCGTGCCGAGCAGCGCGATCACCCAGAAAGCTGCCCACGCCGTTTTCCGCGTGCATCGGAAGCCGGACATGGCAAACAGCAGCGCCAGCGGGCAGGCACAGGTCACCAGTGTGCGGAATAAAACCTGAATTGTCTCGCTCATACGCCTCGCCCCCTTTTAAGCATAAAATCAAGAAACGCCTGCCGTACCTCGCCGCGGCGCAGCCGGGGGATGGGAATTTTCAGTCCTCCGTGCATGAAAAATTGCTCCTTTGTCATGCTGTCCACATAGAGCATATTCACTACAAAGGAAGCCCCCACCCGCAGAAAACGCGGTTCGGCCAGCAGAGCCGCCGCCACCTCGTCAAAGGAGCGGACGGTCCCCGTGGTCAGCGTCCGCCCGCCCGAAAGCGTGTAGCGGGCGGCATGGTCGCCGTTCTCCACCGTGACGATCTCCGCGAGGGGAACCACCACAACGCCGTCCCTTGTCCGCACCGTCACGGAGGGCATGTCGTCTAGCGACCGCTCCGCCGCCCGATCCAGCAGGGAAAAGAGGGCGTCCCGCTCCACGGGCTTTAAGAGATAATCCATCGCCCGCACCCGGTAGGAAGCCACGGCGTAGTCCGGGGAGCTGGTGAGATAGACAAGCATGGCGTCCTTATCCCGCTCCCGAATGGCCGCGCCCACGGCCAGACCGTCCGGCTCGGGCATCATTACATCCAGCAGATACAGGTCGAACCCGCCCCGGCTTTTGACGCACTCCAGCAGGTCGTAGCTGGACTGAAAGGGCAGCACCGTGCTGTCCAGCTCCGGGTGGAGCCGGATATACGCTTCCACCAGCCCCGTCACCCGTTCCAATTCCTCCACCCGGTCGTCGCACAAAGCGATTTGCAGCACGTCTGTCACCCCCTCCGCTATGACCAATTTCGTATTTTCAGGTACCAATTCCGTAAAACGCCGCCGCGCCGCCCATAAAAATTTTATAATAGGGGCAGTCAAAGCTTGGCGGCCGTAGTTCCATTTTAACCAGCTCGAACCGATTCGTCAAGGCTGGACGGGTATGCAAAAAGCAGAGACACGGAAACGCACAGAGGATGGAGGAGATTATTTGCCAGATATGTTTGCCGTCCTAACAGATGTGACGGTTATCTTTTTTGATCTGCTCATTTATTCTATGATCTTTAAGCTGAAAAGGGATACGCCGTTATACCGCGCCTTCATGTACGGCGGCTGCGGGATCATTCTGCTTTTCTACTTTGTTGGGGTTTATCTCTGGGACATCCCGGCCTCGCTGGCGGCGGCCGTTTTTATGACGGTGCCGAGCTTTCTGCTGTTTTGGGCATTGTCGCGGCACAAGGGAAGCCGCTTCCTGCTAACGTTCTGCTTTGTGGATACCGTATCGCTGATCGTTGCGTTCATCGGCCGCTATGCGGGCATCCTGTTTCGCGGCGGGGCGGTCGGGGCGTTTTTTGTGGTACTTACACTGTTTTCGATCCTTTTGGCCGCGGGCTATAGGCGTTTGCGGGCCTATCACGTTTTGCTGGACACAGTGGATTCTGGGTGGGGGACGATGGCGTTTTCCGCCGTGCTCATCTATTTTGCCCTTATCTTTTTTGCCGTCTATCCCAAGCCGATGATCCAGCGCCCCGAATACGCGCCCTGCTGGCTCACGTTTGCCGCCGTGGTGCTGGCCTGCTATGCAGTGTTTCTGCAATCCATCCGCAAGACCCTGCATATCCAGAAGCAGAACGAGCGACTGGAACGGGAAAAGCACCTGTACCAGCTCGTGTATCTGGACGCCTTGACCGGCCTGTATAACCGGGCAGCCTATGTGGAGCGTGTGAACATGCTGGAGCGGGAGCGCGGGACGGATGCGGTCTGCTGCGTCATGCTGGACTGTAATCACTTTAAGCAGATTAACGACCGTTTTGGACACCATGCCGGGGATATGGTGCTGCGCCGCTCCGCGGACGCGCTTCGCGCCGTCTTTTCCGAAACAACAGAGCATTTATTCCGCATCGGCGGGGACGAATTTTCCGTAATCCTGCCGGGGTGTCCGCCAGAGCGGGCGGAAGCCCTGCTGGCAGTCTTGGCGGCGGAACTGGAACGTGCGTCCGCGGAGCAGGGGATGCCGATCTCCATCGCCGCCGGCCATGCCTGTACCCGGCCGGGGGAAAGCATCGAGGATGCATTCATACGCGCCGACGCAAATATGTATCAAAATAAGGCGGCTTTGAACTGCCAGACCGTGCGTGCACTTTCATAGGGGTACGTCACTTTGAAATTGGGGGGACTAAAAATATCATGCTTACTTTTTTTGCAGCGCTCGCCCTGCTGCTTGCCGGCTATCTGACCTATGGCGGGCTGGTCGAGCGGGTGTTCGGCCCTGACGACCGCGAGACGCCTGCCGTCGTTCGCGCGGACGGGGTGGACTACGTCGCCATGCCGCTGTGGAAGGTGTTTCTCATCCAACTGCTCAACATCGCGGGCACCGGCCCCATCTTCGGCGCGCTCATGGGCGCGGTGTTCGGCCCCGTGGTATTCTTGTGGATCGTTTTCGGCAGCATTTTGGGCGGCGCCGTGCACGATTACTGCACCGGCATGATCTCCGTTCGCATGGGCGGCGCGTCGGCTTCCGAAATCGTGGGCAAGTATCTGGGCCGCGGCATGAAGCAGGTCATGCGCGTATTCTCGGTGGTGCTGCTGGTTCTGGTGGGCGCGGTTTTCACAACCAGCCCCGCCGCCCTCATCGCGCGGCTCACACCGCCCGCGTTCGGCGCGCCCTTTTGGGTTTTCGTCATTCTTTTGTATTATCTTCTCGCTACCCTGCTGCCGATCGATAAACTCATCGGCAAAATTTATCCCGTGTTCGGCGTCGTCCTCATCGTCATGGTGCTGGGCATCGGCGGCGGCATCCTGCTTGGCGGCTACCATATTCCCGAGCTGACGCTGCAAAACCTCCATCCGGACGGCAGGCCCGTCTGGCCCTATCTGTTCATCACCGTGGCCTGCGGCGCGGTAAGCGGTTTCCACGCCACCCAGTCGCCCATGATGGCGCGCTGTCTTGCCCGCGAGCGGGACGGACGCCGCGTGTTCTACGGGGCCATGATAACCGAGGGCGTGATCGCCCTCTGCTGGGCTGCGGCGGGCGTCGCGTTTTACGGCGGCGCCGGCGGCCTGCAAGCCGCCCTGTCCTCGCTCGGCCAGTCCGGCGTGGTGTATGATATTTCGACCGCCTTGCTCGGCGTTGTCGGCGGCGCGTTGGCCGTTGTCGGCGTGGTCGCCTGCCCCATCACTTCGGGGGATACGGCGTTTCGCTCCGCCCGTCTCACCCTATCGGACTGGTTCCGGCTCGATCAGTCGAAAATCCGCAACCGCCTGCTGCTCACCCTTCCGCTTTTGGCGGCGGGCGCGCTGCTCACCCAACTGAATTTCGATGTCGTCTGGCGTTACTTCTCTTGGGCCAATCAAGCGCTCGCCATGATCGCCCTCTGGGCGGCGGCGGTCTATCTCCGCCGGCACTGCGGGCGCGTGCAAAGCCTTATGGCGGCGCTGCCCGCCGCGTTCATGTCGGCGGTCTGCTCCACCTACATCCTCATGGCGGAGGAAGGCCTGCGCCTTTCCGCCGGTATCGCCTGTCCCGCCGGCGTTCTGTTCGCCCTTGCCCTGTCCGCCCGTTTCGCTTACAGCGGGCGGACGGGTAACGCACTGAAAAAATAAAGAGAGGGGTATACCCCTCTTGGCGATAAATGGGACATTTATCGCCAAGGCTTCTTTTACTTACAAAACACAAAGGGAGGAAGAAATATGAGAGAAATAAAGAAACTGCGGCGGCCGCTTGCATCCCTGCTGGCAGCGTTTATGCTAATGACCCTGCTGCCGGTCTCGGCGCAGGCCGGGGGGACGGAGAACGGTCGGGACGTGATAGTCGCGGCCTTTGAGCCGTTGGACGCGGCGGTGGCGGAGCAGACCGTCCCGGCGGGGACGGTGCGGGAGGCTTTAAACCTGCCCGGCTCCCTCCGTGCCACCGTGTACGCCACGGCCCCGGACACCGAGCCAGTTGTGATTGACGGCGTGAGCTGGGAAGCGGACCGCCCCTTTGAAGGCCCGGCGGGCCGCTATACCTTTACCGCGTCCGCACCGGGGTACGCCTGCGCCGAGGGCGTGGACTGGCCCGCGATCACCGTCACCGTGGCGGAACAGACCGCGCCGGAGCCGGACGAGGTGGACGCCCTCTGCGCCGCCATCGACGCCCTGCCTACGGTGGACGAACTCTATGAAAGCGCCCCCGGCGACGCCGACCCGGCATTCCCCGTCTGGGTTACCGAGACCCGCGCCAAGCTGGCGGCGGTCCCCGCCCTGCAAGCGCGGCTTTCCGCGCTGTCCGGGGACGCGGCGGCTCTGGAGCGGATCACCGAGGCGCGCGCCGACAAACTGGCGGAACTGAACGATTTTGCGAAGCAGCTGGGGGACATGGAGACGCTGACCGGCACCACCGTCTTCACTTTTACCGTTACCGTGTCCGTCAAGCAGACGGCGCCGTACTGCAAGGGCGACGAGATATTCCTGATGGCCGACATCAAGGATGTGGAGACCGGCACCGCGATGACCACGGGCAAGGTCCAGTTCTATCTGGGCGAGGCCGCGCTAGGCGCTCCGGTGAGCTACAGCGCCACGAGCGGCTTTGGGAAGCAAAAGGGCTTCGCCCTCTCTGTGGTCTGCGGACCTAGTTCTTTCACGCATCTCAATGTGGGTGACAACACCATTAAGGCCGTCTATACGTCCGCCACCGGACAATCGGTGACCTCCGAACCCTTCACGGTCACTGTCTCCGATAAGATGAATGGCAACAAGTATATCAGCAGTATGATGGTGGAAAATTTAACCGGCGACGGTGTCAACTACGTCGCACCCGTTCAGTTCGGCGTGTCCAACAACGGCGGTGACGTGGGGATTAAAGCCTCCGACTTTGTCATAACCGGAACCAAGGACGGCAATGCGCTTGTGAAGGGTACGGATTTCACGGTAAATTCGACCCCTAAGGACGCGACTGTCCTTGTAAAGGAGCCGGGCACCTATGTCTTTACGGCGACGCTCCCTGATTCCAGCGCCTATGCGGCCATAGAGGTCTCCGACCCTGTCGTCGTTCTGGCCCTTTATCAGGTCTCCTGCACGCTGACCAACCTGACGGCGGAAGCGCAGCCCGCAGCCGTTAAGTACGGCAAGCCCCTCACCGTCACCCTCACGGCGGCGGACGGCTACAGCCTGCCCGACTCCATTTCCGTCACCATGGGCGGAGAAACGTTGGCATTGGACGATGAGGCCGGCTACACCTACGAAAGGCGCGGCGGCACGGTGAGCATCGCCCACGTCACCGGGGATGTGGTCATTACCGCCGCCGGGGCCTACGGCGTGTGGGTGGGCGGCACGCAAGTCACCCCGGAGAATTCGGCCAACGTGCTGGGCGACGGGAAGGTATCCTACAATGCCGCCAGCAATACGCTGTCCCTCAACAGCGCGGCCATCACAGGCACACACAAAGGCGCGGGAATCTACGTGGAGGACAGCACGGACTTTACCATGGCGCTGACCGGCGATAATGTCGTCGGCAACGATGCGGACGCCGCGCTGAACTGCGGCGTCCGGTGCCTAAACAACCAGCTTCTCATAAAGGGCGCGGGCAAACTCACCGTCTACCTCAAACGAGCCCAGGACGGAGGCGGCGTGTCGGGCGTGAGCGCCAACAAGGGGCTAACCCTAAACGGCGCGACGCTGAAGATCATCAACAAGGATACGACCTTAGAGCCCGAAGCCTCTTACGTCGGATTGCAGGCGGATGAAGGGATCACCCTCAGCGGCGCGAATCTTACCCTCACAAACCTCATGACGGGCATCAACGCGGCGGGCGGAGACATCGCGATTGACCAGCGTTCCACTCTAACCGCACGCACGGGGGACAGTGCCATCAACGGCAAAAATGTACTGATCTCCGACTCCAAGGTGGACGTTGAAAGCACCCTGACGGACAAAAACGCCATCATCGCTCTGCTGCATATCACCGTTAACGGCGATGCGGACGTCAAGGCGGTGAGCGACTTCCCCGCGCTCTATGCGGAGCATGCGGCGGATTTTCCCGACGTGCCCGATTATACGAAAAACTGCATCACCATCAGCGGCGGGACCGTCAGCGCCATCTCCAACAAAGACGCCGCAATTTATACGCCCGGCACAATTTCCATCAGCGGCGACACGACCAAGGTGACGGCTAAGGGCTATTATGCCGGCTTGCAGGGCAACGGCGGGATTGCCATTTCCGGCGGCACCGTCAACGCCGCCTCCACCCACGACTGCGGCATCTTTACGCCCGCCGCCCTTGCCATCAGCGGCGACGATACCAAGGTGACGGCCAAGGGCTATTATGCCGGCCTGCGGAGCAACGCGGGCGTTACCATCTCCGGCGGCACCGTCGACGCCGTGAGCACGAACGACGTCGGGATTTTCTGCATGGGCCACATCGAAATCACCGGTGGCAGTATCCACGCAAAAGGCGGGCCCGGCTTTGCCGCCATCGCCGCTAGAACGATGAAAAGCGGTGAGACACAGCCGCCGGTAACCATTACGCTGACTGGCTTGGGGGAAGAAAACGGCTGCAAGCCCATGGCGTCGGACTGGTTTACCGTTACGCTGTCGGACGGAGGAACGGAAACCAGAAGCTGGACCGCCTTCGTCCCGGAGAACGCGGACGCGCTTACCGTTTCCAACGGCGCCATGACCAACGCGGTCAATGAGGTTTGGTTGGGAACGCCCACCGTCACCGCCGTGAGCGTCACCCCACCGGCGGCCATTGTACAGAAGGGCCACACCCGGCAGTTTAACGCCACGGTGGCCGGCACGTATTCCCCGGCGCAGTCCGTGACGTGGACAATCGAAGGCAGCTACGA
Protein-coding regions in this window:
- a CDS encoding DUF4177 domain-containing protein → MYQYEYVSLHTGGGFWVDNSAGEHRDLIARYAAQGWRYAGFVPTRFSSYGGIKELDLVFEKEVP
- a CDS encoding TatD family hydrolase produces the protein MLFDTHAHYDDERFDSDRDELLRSMPAQNVGLILNPAVDLASSRKAIGYAQKYSHMYAAVGIHPEDINENWENDLSVIFELAQNEPKVRAVGEIGLDYYWEKEERARARQQVVFRRQMELAERLSLPVIVHDRDAHGDCMEITRAFPGVRGVYHCYAGSVEMARELLRLGYYLSFTGVITFKNARKAIEVIRETPIDRLMIETDAPYMAPEPYRGRRNSSLYVHRMAETIAEVKEMDVHEVERITTENGKRLFAID
- a CDS encoding sensor histidine kinase, encoding MSETIQVLFRTLVTCACPLALLFAMSGFRCTRKTAWAAFWVIALLGTAVCFTLILTVGLEQMWRVYFIVLLVPSLLFLLFATTDRPSQVLFNFFTAVNAFYLTAILSHFLLGADEEPIWAGVLFRLAFFGLIVFVFVRWLREAYRFIAANMRRDWRVMAVLPLLFFALVMFLGLYPHKREDNLMGVVFLYVILCVVYFVIYQVFHNTYNLLKATSENDALKSQVEALQRQADAVSRNDEKIRVYRHDMRFTMQVTASMLERGDVAGALKYLGESDAKLNDTSLVHYCDNAVLDALIAYYAEKAQERNITVTAHMDLGVELPADELELSTVFANAMENAIHACGKLPKDVKRRIELTAVSSPHFCIEIANTYTGEVAFDGEGFPVTKEPGHGLGTRSIAAFMKKYNAVYSYQLADEMFRFQFLINWPKKPTE
- a CDS encoding LytR/AlgR family response regulator transcription factor, with protein sequence MLQIALCDDRVEELERVTGLVEAYIRLHPELDSTVLPFQSSYDLLECVKSRGGFDLYLLDVMMPEPDGLAVGAAIRERDKDAMLVYLTSSPDYAVASYRVRAMDYLLKPVERDALFSLLDRAAERSLDDMPSVTVRTRDGVVVVPLAEIVTVENGDHAARYTLSGGRTLTTGTVRSFDEVAAALLAEPRFLRVGASFVVNMLYVDSMTKEQFFMHGGLKIPIPRLRRGEVRQAFLDFMLKRGRGV
- a CDS encoding GGDEF domain-containing protein; this translates as MFAVLTDVTVIFFDLLIYSMIFKLKRDTPLYRAFMYGGCGIILLFYFVGVYLWDIPASLAAAVFMTVPSFLLFWALSRHKGSRFLLTFCFVDTVSLIVAFIGRYAGILFRGGAVGAFFVVLTLFSILLAAGYRRLRAYHVLLDTVDSGWGTMAFSAVLIYFALIFFAVYPKPMIQRPEYAPCWLTFAAVVLACYAVFLQSIRKTLHIQKQNERLEREKHLYQLVYLDALTGLYNRAAYVERVNMLERERGTDAVCCVMLDCNHFKQINDRFGHHAGDMVLRRSADALRAVFSETTEHLFRIGGDEFSVILPGCPPERAEALLAVLAAELERASAEQGMPISIAAGHACTRPGESIEDAFIRADANMYQNKAALNCQTVRALS
- a CDS encoding carbon starvation CstA family protein, producing the protein MLTFFAALALLLAGYLTYGGLVERVFGPDDRETPAVVRADGVDYVAMPLWKVFLIQLLNIAGTGPIFGALMGAVFGPVVFLWIVFGSILGGAVHDYCTGMISVRMGGASASEIVGKYLGRGMKQVMRVFSVVLLVLVGAVFTTSPAALIARLTPPAFGAPFWVFVILLYYLLATLLPIDKLIGKIYPVFGVVLIVMVLGIGGGILLGGYHIPELTLQNLHPDGRPVWPYLFITVACGAVSGFHATQSPMMARCLARERDGRRVFYGAMITEGVIALCWAAAGVAFYGGAGGLQAALSSLGQSGVVYDISTALLGVVGGALAVVGVVACPITSGDTAFRSARLTLSDWFRLDQSKIRNRLLLTLPLLAAGALLTQLNFDVVWRYFSWANQALAMIALWAAAVYLRRHCGRVQSLMAALPAAFMSAVCSTYILMAEEGLRLSAGIACPAGVLFALALSARFAYSGRTGNALKK